Proteins from a single region of Campylobacter concisus:
- the tssC gene encoding type VI secretion system contractile sheath large subunit: protein MSETKVKTPIIESIMQRSKYSKDDESYSVVKQGVAEFISNIITTNNAEDKINKLALDEMIAHIDTLLSAQMDEILHNKSFQELESTWRGIRFLVERTNFNENVKIDLLDATKEEILDDFENNLDITQSTLYKQIYSAEYGQFGGEPVGAIVADYELDKSNQDMTFLNKMSSIAAMSHSPLLTSLSAKFFGLDNFGELENIKDLKSMLEGPQYTRWRTFRENEDAKYTGCMVNRFLTRSPYVPEDNPIKSFNYRETVNNHDDMLWGNGAYAFATRLTDSFADYRWCGNIIGPKGGGAVKDLPTYTYENYGSVQTKIPTEVLITDRREFELSENGFIALTLRRDSNNAAFFSANSALKPKIFPNTPEGKAAETNFRLGTQLPYVFLISRLAHYLKVLQREEIGTWKERSDVERGLNEWLRQYISDQENPPADVRSRRPFRSAKVIVSDIAGEPGWYKIELLARPHFKFMGANFELSLVGKLDKE, encoded by the coding sequence ATGTCTGAAACTAAAGTTAAAACTCCTATCATTGAAAGCATAATGCAAAGGAGTAAATATTCAAAAGATGACGAGAGTTATAGTGTTGTAAAGCAAGGAGTTGCTGAGTTTATTTCAAACATAATAACAACAAATAATGCCGAAGATAAAATAAATAAGCTCGCACTAGATGAGATGATAGCTCACATTGATACCCTTTTATCTGCTCAAATGGATGAAATTTTACACAATAAATCTTTCCAAGAACTAGAATCAACTTGGCGTGGAATTAGATTTTTGGTCGAGAGAACGAATTTTAATGAAAATGTAAAAATTGATCTTTTAGACGCCACAAAAGAAGAAATTTTAGATGATTTTGAAAACAATCTAGATATAACTCAAAGTACACTTTATAAACAAATTTATTCAGCTGAATATGGACAATTTGGTGGTGAGCCAGTTGGTGCGATAGTGGCTGATTATGAGCTAGATAAATCAAATCAAGATATGACTTTTTTAAATAAAATGTCATCAATTGCTGCAATGAGCCATTCACCGCTTCTTACATCTCTTTCTGCTAAATTTTTCGGACTTGATAATTTTGGTGAGCTTGAAAATATAAAAGATCTAAAAAGCATGCTAGAAGGCCCACAATATACAAGATGGAGAACTTTTAGAGAAAATGAAGATGCAAAATACACAGGATGTATGGTAAATAGATTTCTTACAAGATCTCCTTATGTGCCAGAAGATAATCCTATAAAGAGCTTTAATTATAGAGAAACTGTAAATAATCACGATGATATGCTTTGGGGCAATGGGGCCTATGCGTTTGCTACAAGGCTTACAGATAGTTTTGCTGATTATAGATGGTGCGGCAATATCATTGGGCCAAAAGGTGGCGGTGCTGTAAAGGATCTTCCAACTTACACTTACGAAAATTATGGAAGCGTTCAAACAAAAATTCCAACCGAAGTTTTGATCACAGATAGAAGAGAATTTGAACTTTCAGAAAATGGATTTATCGCTCTTACTTTAAGAAGAGATAGCAATAACGCTGCATTTTTCTCTGCTAACTCTGCTTTAAAGCCTAAAATTTTCCCAAATACTCCAGAAGGTAAAGCTGCTGAGACAAATTTCAGACTCGGAACCCAACTACCTTATGTATTTTTGATCTCTCGTTTGGCTCATTATCTAAAAGTGCTTCAAAGAGAAGAGATAGGTACATGGAAAGAGCGTAGCGATGTTGAGCGTGGCTTAAATGAATGGCTAAGACAATACATCTCAGATCAGGAAAACCCACCAGCAGATGTTAGAAGTAGAAGACCATTTAGGAGCGCAAAAGTAATCGTCAGTGATATAGCTGGCGAGCCTGGTTGGTATAAAATAGAGCTTTTGGCTAGACCTCACTTTAAATTTATGGGAGCAAATTTCGAGCTTTCTTTGGTTGGAAAACTAGACAAAGAGTAA
- the tssB gene encoding type VI secretion system contractile sheath small subunit, with amino-acid sequence MADNLIPPKERINIVYKTKTNDQEADVELPLKLMVVANLTGENQTPLEDREVISINKINFDQVMKSLDIHTNFSVKNKLNSNNEDLNIDLDFESIHDFNPDNIINQIPELKKLLQLRKALVALKGPMGNMPDFRKAVLEAIKDEDSRKQLLLEIKDEQDKE; translated from the coding sequence ATGGCAGATAATCTAATCCCACCAAAAGAACGCATAAATATAGTCTATAAAACTAAGACAAATGACCAAGAGGCTGATGTAGAGCTTCCATTAAAACTTATGGTAGTTGCAAATTTAACTGGTGAAAACCAAACTCCACTTGAAGATCGTGAAGTGATTTCTATCAATAAAATAAACTTTGATCAGGTTATGAAAAGCTTAGATATTCATACAAATTTCTCTGTAAAAAATAAGCTAAATTCTAATAATGAAGATTTAAATATTGACCTTGATTTTGAGAGCATCCATGATTTTAATCCAGATAATATTATAAATCAAATTCCTGAGCTAAAAAAACTCTTACAGCTTAGAAAAGCTTTAGTTGCACTAAAAGGTCCTATGGGCAATATGCCTGATTTTAGAAAAGCGGTTTTAGAAGCTATAAAAGATGAAGATAGTAGAAAACAACTTCTTTTAGAGATTAAAGACGAACAAGATAAGGAATAA